A region of Solibacillus isronensis DNA encodes the following proteins:
- a CDS encoding DUF47 domain-containing protein translates to MFNSKKPDPFFEGLLNIAKNVQQGANYAKESTITTVSELKQIQIKMKSYETAGDKLIHELIVKLNDSFMTPIEREDILSLAIKLDDILDGIENTIAHFEMYSFTEVNQYMRDFVDYIAKSSDEAVKAMELLNKKDLIGMRQHAILIKDYERECDEIFRKSITELFQTEKDPIRLIIFKDLYEQLEEIADYCQNVANTIESIIMRNA, encoded by the coding sequence ATGTTTAACTCTAAAAAACCGGATCCATTTTTTGAAGGATTATTAAATATTGCAAAAAATGTACAACAAGGTGCCAACTATGCAAAAGAATCGACAATTACTACAGTATCAGAACTAAAACAAATTCAAATTAAAATGAAATCCTATGAAACAGCAGGGGACAAGCTGATCCATGAATTAATCGTGAAATTAAACGATTCATTTATGACCCCAATTGAACGTGAAGATATTCTATCATTAGCCATCAAACTGGACGATATTCTGGATGGCATTGAAAATACAATTGCCCACTTTGAAATGTATTCATTTACAGAAGTAAATCAGTACATGCGTGACTTCGTAGACTATATTGCCAAATCATCTGATGAAGCAGTAAAGGCAATGGAGTTATTGAATAAAAAAGATTTAATCGGAATGCGTCAACATGCGATTCTGATCAAAGATTATGAGCGTGAATGTGATGAAATTTTCCGTAAATCCATTACTGAACTATTCCAGACTGAAAAAGATCCAATTCGCTTAATCATCTTTAAAGATTTATATGAGCAGTTAGAAGAAATTGCGGACTACTGCCAAAATGTAGCGAATACAATTGAATCAATTATTATGCGAAATGCATAA
- a CDS encoding inorganic phosphate transporter, translating into MDTLLIITVLVVIFALAFDFINGFHDTANAIATSVSTRALKPRVAVLLAAFMNFIGAMTFVGVAKAVASGIVDPFSLNAFEGDTTGSVVILAALCSAITWNLLTWYFGIPSSSSHTLIGSIAGAAVASAGMNILNYEGFFKILQALIISPILALTLGFIVMKLFKFIFHRSPLYGTTKAFRLTQIGTAALQSFTHGTNDAQKAMGIITMALIAANWQSTDEVQDWVRFACALAMGLGTSVGGYKIIKTVGGKIMKIRPVNGVAADLTSASIIFGATVIALPVSTTHVISSAIMGVGAAQRVKGVKWGMARKIVITWFITLPISALMAGLFYFLISLIF; encoded by the coding sequence ATGGATACGTTATTAATCATTACCGTACTCGTTGTCATCTTTGCGCTGGCATTCGATTTTATTAACGGTTTCCATGATACAGCGAATGCGATCGCCACATCTGTTTCGACGCGTGCATTAAAACCTCGAGTTGCTGTTCTGTTAGCGGCATTTATGAACTTTATAGGTGCAATGACGTTCGTCGGTGTAGCAAAAGCTGTAGCATCTGGAATTGTGGATCCGTTCTCTTTAAACGCATTTGAAGGGGATACAACAGGATCTGTAGTAATTTTGGCGGCATTATGTTCTGCCATCACATGGAACTTATTAACTTGGTATTTCGGTATTCCATCAAGTTCTTCACATACATTAATCGGTTCAATTGCTGGTGCAGCAGTTGCATCTGCAGGTATGAATATTTTAAACTATGAAGGTTTCTTTAAAATTTTACAGGCGTTAATTATTTCGCCGATCTTAGCATTAACTCTTGGTTTTATCGTAATGAAATTATTCAAATTTATTTTCCACCGCTCACCATTGTATGGAACAACGAAAGCGTTCCGTTTGACGCAAATCGGTACAGCGGCATTACAATCGTTTACACATGGTACGAACGATGCCCAAAAAGCGATGGGTATTATAACAATGGCTTTAATCGCAGCAAACTGGCAATCAACGGATGAAGTACAAGATTGGGTACGTTTTGCGTGTGCGCTGGCGATGGGTCTTGGGACATCAGTAGGCGGATATAAAATCATTAAAACAGTCGGCGGTAAAATCATGAAAATCCGTCCGGTCAACGGGGTAGCGGCTGACTTAACTTCAGCTTCAATCATTTTTGGCGCAACAGTCATCGCACTACCGGTTTCGACAACACATGTAATTTCTTCTGCAATTATGGGTGTTGGTGCAGCACAACGTGTCAAAGGTGTTAAATGGGGCATGGCGCGTAAAATTGTGATTACGTGGTTTATCACATTGCCAATTTCCGCATTAATGGCCGGATTATTCTACTTCTTAATTAGCCTTATTTTCTAA
- a CDS encoding S1C family serine protease gives MTEKTNTEELTEEEFLELVLEEQEKALAKEREERLNPQPKKTKKQKPFVRIVVWLMALTLAFSTFAVIFNVYSIPAIEFLKVSTQLSNQENIQTYKQSVVTINTDSGKGTGFAVSENGYIITNDHVIEDALTITVVFPDDTLYKAEVMESYEEYDLALLKVDVENLPFLPLARASDFRKNEPVYFIGNPLAFSGIANKGTIIGYTTAADIQPDIIMMDAPVYRGNSGSPVINENGHVIGVVFATGTREGHGKVGLFIPVENVHELFQTYLN, from the coding sequence ATGACAGAGAAAACGAATACTGAGGAACTGACAGAAGAAGAATTTTTGGAACTTGTTTTGGAAGAACAGGAAAAGGCGCTTGCAAAAGAGCGAGAAGAACGTTTAAATCCACAGCCGAAAAAAACGAAAAAGCAAAAACCATTTGTTCGAATAGTAGTATGGCTGATGGCATTAACATTAGCTTTTAGCACGTTTGCCGTAATTTTCAATGTGTATTCCATTCCTGCCATCGAATTTTTAAAAGTATCGACACAACTATCAAATCAGGAAAATATTCAAACATATAAACAATCTGTTGTCACAATTAATACTGACTCAGGAAAAGGGACAGGATTTGCAGTATCAGAAAATGGCTACATAATAACCAATGATCATGTAATTGAGGATGCGTTAACAATTACCGTTGTTTTTCCGGATGACACGCTTTATAAAGCAGAGGTTATGGAATCATATGAGGAATATGATTTGGCACTGTTAAAAGTGGATGTGGAAAACTTGCCGTTCCTGCCACTTGCCCGGGCGAGCGATTTCCGTAAAAACGAGCCCGTCTATTTTATCGGAAATCCGCTTGCATTTAGCGGAATTGCCAATAAAGGAACGATTATCGGCTATACGACTGCCGCTGACATTCAGCCGGATATCATTATGATGGATGCACCTGTTTATCGCGGGAATAGTGGTAGCCCGGTCATTAATGAAAATGGACATGTAATCGGTGTTGTGTTTGCAACAGGAACTCGTGAGGGGCACGGGAAAGTCGGATTATTTATCCCTGTAGAAAATGTGCATGAGCTGTTCCAGACTTATTTGAATTGA
- a CDS encoding NAD(P)-dependent malic enzyme, giving the protein MDLMKKSFEMHEHFGGKMEIRAKVPVQDKYDLSLAYSPGVAAPCLAIEQNPSTVYDYTMKGNLVAVITDGTAVLGLGDIGPEAALPVMEGKALLLKRFANVDAVPVCLNTKDVDEIVNIVKAISPTYGAINLEDISAPRCFEIEDRLRAECSIPVFHDDQHGTAIVVGAGLINAVKLVKKDVAKMKVVINGAGAAGIAILRILVQMGYTNVVMCDTKGIIYEGRPEGMNPVKEQVAHLSNPEQLRGTLDDALVGADVFIGVSAANILMEKHIKSMAIDPIVFALANPDPEITPENAKKWGVKIIGTGRSDYKNQVNNMLAFPGIFRGALDVRATDINESMKLAAVEAIASLVTEEELNEDFIIPSSMDERVAGVVAKAVGSAAIASGVSELFQQVDLINTSVAI; this is encoded by the coding sequence ATGGATTTGATGAAAAAGTCGTTTGAAATGCACGAACACTTTGGCGGGAAAATGGAAATTCGTGCAAAGGTTCCGGTACAGGATAAATATGATTTAAGTTTAGCTTATTCTCCGGGTGTTGCTGCCCCTTGTCTTGCAATTGAACAGAATCCTTCAACAGTTTATGACTATACGATGAAAGGGAATCTAGTAGCGGTTATTACAGACGGAACCGCGGTTTTAGGGTTAGGGGATATTGGTCCGGAAGCTGCCTTACCGGTAATGGAAGGGAAAGCTTTATTATTAAAGCGCTTTGCAAATGTCGACGCCGTACCTGTATGCTTAAACACTAAAGACGTTGATGAAATTGTCAACATCGTAAAAGCAATTTCACCAACCTATGGGGCAATCAATTTGGAAGATATTTCAGCGCCGCGCTGTTTTGAAATTGAAGATCGACTGCGTGCTGAATGTTCAATCCCGGTATTTCATGATGACCAGCATGGGACGGCAATTGTCGTTGGAGCAGGTTTAATCAATGCGGTGAAACTGGTGAAAAAAGATGTGGCGAAAATGAAGGTTGTTATTAACGGAGCTGGGGCTGCAGGTATTGCAATTCTCCGTATTTTAGTTCAAATGGGTTACACAAATGTCGTAATGTGTGACACGAAGGGCATTATTTATGAAGGGCGTCCTGAAGGGATGAATCCGGTAAAAGAACAGGTTGCTCATTTATCGAATCCGGAGCAATTACGCGGTACTTTGGATGATGCATTAGTAGGGGCAGATGTGTTTATCGGGGTGTCTGCAGCAAATATTTTAATGGAAAAACATATTAAATCAATGGCTATAGATCCAATTGTCTTTGCTTTGGCAAATCCAGATCCTGAAATAACGCCGGAAAATGCAAAAAAGTGGGGCGTAAAAATTATTGGTACCGGTCGTTCAGACTATAAGAATCAAGTGAATAATATGCTTGCCTTCCCTGGAATTTTCCGTGGTGCACTTGATGTAAGAGCGACAGATATCAACGAATCGATGAAGCTGGCAGCGGTTGAAGCTATTGCATCGCTTGTAACAGAAGAAGAGCTGAATGAAGATTTTATTATACCAAGCTCGATGGATGAACGTGTTGCAGGTGTAGTTGCGAAAGCAGTCGGATCCGCAGCCATCGCATCAGGAGTTTCTGAATTGTTCCAGCAAGTAGATCTAATTAATACTTCGGTAGCCATTTAA
- the pepF gene encoding oligoendopeptidase F — protein MSMLNRSDVPVEETWNLEDLFATEQAYTAAIEEVRQLVEETAEGLAGTITDVQGAINAIEATEKIQEKMVVIGTYASLSHSVDQTSTENQMRAASFGSFAAKLATKLSFVKSDLLALDEAVLKEAQKAKPEYANFIDKLLVQKPHQLHPEAEKALAAFGATFNAPYELYNTTKLVDMQFPNFEVDGESFPLSYNLFEGDWELETDTNKRRAAFEAFSKKLRDYQHTTAKTYNSHLAIEKTDADLRGYDNIFDSLLESQQVDRSMYNRQIDLIMNELAPHMRRYAKLLQKTHQLDKMTFADLKISLDPSYEPTITVEESRQYMKDGLSIMGEHYTNMIDRSFDERWIDFAQNAGKSTGAFCSSPYGVHPYVLISWTSRMNEVFVLAHELGHAGHFYLANDEQNIFNARPSLYFIEAPSTMNEMLMANHLLKNSTDARFKRWVISTIISRTYYHNFVTHLLEAAYQRKVYEIIDAGGSVNAPKLNELKREVLEQFWGDAVEVTEGAELTWMRQPHYYMGLYPYTYSAGLTISTQVSQRILNGDEAAVEQWIDVLKAGGTKTPVELAQMAGVDITTEQPLRDTIAFIGDLITQLEQLTAELQTV, from the coding sequence ATGTCAATGTTGAATCGTAGTGATGTACCGGTTGAAGAAACTTGGAATTTGGAAGATTTATTTGCTACAGAACAAGCCTACACAGCTGCAATCGAAGAAGTAAGACAACTTGTAGAGGAAACTGCAGAGGGGCTTGCGGGGACAATTACTGATGTACAAGGCGCGATTAATGCAATTGAAGCAACGGAAAAGATTCAGGAGAAAATGGTTGTAATCGGCACATATGCGAGCCTTTCACATAGCGTTGACCAAACGAGCACTGAAAATCAGATGCGTGCCGCAAGCTTTGGTTCATTTGCAGCAAAACTTGCTACAAAGCTATCCTTTGTTAAAAGTGATTTACTAGCATTGGACGAAGCTGTTTTAAAAGAAGCACAAAAAGCTAAACCGGAATACGCTAATTTTATTGATAAACTGCTTGTACAAAAACCGCATCAATTACATCCTGAGGCGGAAAAAGCGCTGGCAGCATTCGGTGCAACATTTAACGCGCCATATGAACTGTACAATACGACAAAATTGGTAGATATGCAGTTCCCTAACTTTGAAGTAGATGGTGAATCATTCCCGCTTAGCTACAACTTGTTTGAAGGCGATTGGGAGCTTGAAACGGACACGAATAAACGTCGCGCTGCATTTGAAGCTTTTTCAAAAAAACTACGTGACTATCAGCATACGACTGCCAAAACATATAATTCACACTTGGCGATTGAAAAAACGGATGCAGACCTTCGCGGCTACGACAATATCTTCGATTCATTATTAGAATCACAGCAAGTTGACCGCTCAATGTATAACCGCCAAATTGATTTAATTATGAATGAACTTGCACCACATATGCGTCGCTATGCAAAACTGCTGCAAAAAACACATCAGTTAGACAAAATGACGTTTGCGGACCTTAAAATTTCGCTGGACCCTTCATATGAGCCAACTATTACGGTGGAAGAATCTCGCCAATATATGAAAGACGGATTATCTATTATGGGCGAGCATTATACGAATATGATCGATCGTTCTTTTGACGAGCGATGGATTGATTTTGCACAAAATGCAGGAAAATCAACTGGCGCATTCTGTTCAAGCCCATATGGTGTGCACCCGTATGTATTGATTTCATGGACGAGCCGAATGAATGAAGTATTCGTTTTAGCCCATGAACTTGGCCATGCAGGTCATTTCTATTTGGCAAATGATGAGCAAAACATTTTCAACGCTAGACCATCACTTTACTTCATTGAAGCTCCATCGACAATGAATGAAATGCTTATGGCAAACCACTTATTAAAAAATTCTACGGATGCGCGCTTTAAACGTTGGGTCATCTCAACTATCATTAGCCGTACGTACTACCATAATTTTGTAACACATTTACTTGAGGCAGCTTACCAACGCAAAGTGTACGAAATTATCGATGCAGGCGGAAGCGTCAACGCACCGAAACTGAATGAGTTAAAACGTGAAGTGCTTGAGCAATTCTGGGGAGATGCAGTTGAAGTAACTGAAGGTGCAGAATTGACTTGGATGCGTCAGCCGCATTACTATATGGGCTTATATCCATATACGTACTCTGCAGGTTTAACTATTTCAACACAAGTTTCACAACGTATTTTAAACGGTGACGAAGCAGCTGTTGAACAATGGATCGATGTATTAAAAGCAGGCGGTACGAAAACACCTGTAGAACTTGCACAAATGGCAGGTGTCGACATTACGACTGAACAGCCATTGCGTGACACAATCGCATTTATCGGTGATTTAATTACACAATTGGAGCAACTGACTGCAGAGCTTCAAACAGTTTAA